In Acidobacteriota bacterium, a single genomic region encodes these proteins:
- a CDS encoding DUF6526 family protein, whose product MAQSQNFANHAKRPPVLFLAGCYLSTAATVGVGYLLVVDFSAGTLALFVVAACTAIGLLFARRFSTGVQDRVIRLEERLRLERILPDELKGEIGQLTTDQLIGLRFASDAELAELVRRVLAGELADRRSIKQAVEDWRADHQRV is encoded by the coding sequence ATGGCCCAGTCCCAGAACTTCGCGAACCACGCCAAACGCCCTCCAGTGCTGTTCCTCGCGGGGTGCTATCTCTCAACGGCCGCTACGGTAGGCGTCGGGTACCTGCTCGTCGTGGATTTCAGCGCAGGGACCCTCGCCCTGTTCGTGGTCGCCGCCTGTACGGCGATAGGCCTTCTCTTTGCGCGACGCTTCTCAACGGGCGTTCAGGACCGGGTGATCCGCCTGGAGGAGCGCCTGCGTCTCGAGAGGATTCTGCCGGACGAGCTAAAGGGCGAAATCGGTCAGCTGACGACCGACCAGCTAATCGGTTTGCGCTTCGCTTCCGACGCGGAACTGGCGGAATTGGTCCGCCGGGTCCTGGCGGGCGAACTTGCGGACCGGAGGTCCATAAAGCAGGCCGTCGAAGACTGGCGCGCCGACCACCAGCGCGTCTGA